A genomic region of Leptolyngbya sp. NIES-2104 contains the following coding sequences:
- a CDS encoding amidohydrolase, protein MSFTIQNVLIAKGEGYEAVDVQIQNDRIVAIAPKLEVIGTAIDGTNKLLLPGFVNAHTHSSEMWQRGIIPPLPLELWLAELYEFTPLNPEQAYLSAVGTAIETLMTGGTTVVDHLVLIPGLEIETIAAANRGYRDVGIRAFIAPLIQDEDLSAGIPTGGDEVSRGDYVRPTQATLELVEEAVKQFHRPEEGVEIMVAPTGIQLCSDALFEGCIELSDRYDLSRHAHLLETKAQKLLASEKYGCSAVQHLKDIGFLSEKTSLAHCVWLDEHDIKLMAETRSTVVHNPLSNLRLGSGIAPILKYRQAGVNVAFGCDGSASNDSQDLLEAIKIGSILHSVTDFDYQHWITPRQSVEMASLGGATGLNRSDQFGSLEVGKKADLVMYDLKSLSLLPRTDPIGLLVLGRPVNVVSHAWVNGKSAISDHQICNVNVEELKEKLFDQSEWTPKRKSIAVAETEARYRSVMGLS, encoded by the coding sequence ATGAGTTTTACAATCCAGAACGTTTTGATTGCGAAAGGTGAGGGATATGAAGCGGTTGATGTGCAGATTCAAAACGATCGGATTGTCGCGATCGCGCCGAAGCTAGAAGTCATCGGAACCGCGATCGATGGCACAAACAAGCTACTACTACCCGGATTTGTCAATGCTCACACCCATTCTTCTGAGATGTGGCAGCGCGGCATCATTCCGCCATTGCCGCTCGAACTTTGGCTCGCAGAACTCTATGAATTCACACCGCTCAATCCAGAGCAAGCTTATCTGAGTGCGGTTGGAACTGCGATCGAAACATTGATGACCGGGGGAACTACAGTTGTTGATCATTTAGTGCTGATTCCAGGACTAGAGATTGAAACGATCGCGGCTGCAAATCGAGGCTATCGAGATGTTGGAATTCGTGCTTTTATTGCTCCTTTGATTCAAGATGAGGATTTAAGTGCAGGCATTCCCACAGGTGGCGATGAAGTCAGTCGCGGGGACTATGTGCGACCGACACAAGCCACATTGGAACTAGTTGAGGAAGCGGTGAAACAATTCCATCGCCCGGAGGAAGGTGTTGAAATTATGGTGGCTCCGACGGGCATTCAGCTTTGTTCAGATGCGTTGTTTGAGGGGTGCATTGAATTAAGCGATCGCTATGATCTCAGTCGTCATGCTCATTTACTCGAAACCAAAGCACAAAAGTTATTAGCGAGTGAAAAGTATGGCTGTAGTGCAGTACAGCATCTCAAAGACATTGGTTTTTTGAGTGAAAAAACTTCTCTCGCTCACTGTGTCTGGTTGGATGAGCATGACATTAAACTCATGGCAGAAACGCGATCGACGGTTGTTCACAATCCACTGAGCAACTTACGTTTAGGCAGTGGAATTGCTCCGATTCTGAAGTACCGTCAAGCTGGCGTGAATGTTGCTTTTGGGTGTGATGGTTCTGCAAGCAATGACTCTCAAGATTTGCTAGAGGCGATCAAAATTGGTTCGATTTTGCATTCGGTGACAGACTTTGATTATCAACACTGGATCACACCACGGCAATCTGTAGAGATGGCATCGCTTGGAGGTGCAACTGGATTGAATCGATCGGATCAGTTTGGTTCTTTGGAAGTGGGCAAGAAAGCGGATCTCGTGATGTATGACTTGAAATCACTATCTTTACTGCCTCGAACTGATCCGATCGGGCTTTTAGTGCTCGGTCGTCCTGTGAATGTGGTCAGTCATGCGTGGGTCAATGGTAAATCTGCGATCAGTGATCATCAAATCTGCAATGTGAATGTTGAGGAGCTGAAGGAAAAACTATTCGATCAAAGCGAATGGACTCCGAAACGCAAATCGATCGCCGTTGCCGAAACCGAAGCCCGATATCGCTCTGTGATGGGTCTTAGCTAA
- a CDS encoding cytochrome b/b6 domain-containing protein — protein MSRTKPYQSSLLRFLHGVNALFVIGALITGYWAYNTFDGRFGKIPLPRINPIIDYHGTIGLMFFLFAPLFVIYSLWLGRKKLIQKDSIGQLSQVRKPIWWISLQRLVNTGMLGAIAFAAISGKLMDETWLPTGELHHLAYSLHLLSWATMLVCLALHLLMSAKVGGVTLLLSMSSLKVRPDDHPKFWFNQLRDRVK, from the coding sequence ATGTCGCGCACCAAACCTTATCAATCTTCACTACTCCGGTTTCTACATGGTGTGAATGCTCTGTTTGTGATTGGTGCTTTGATTACGGGCTACTGGGCGTACAACACGTTCGATGGGCGTTTTGGCAAGATTCCGCTACCAAGAATTAATCCGATCATTGATTACCACGGCACGATCGGATTGATGTTTTTTCTGTTTGCGCCACTCTTTGTGATTTATAGTCTTTGGCTCGGTCGGAAGAAATTGATTCAGAAAGACTCGATCGGACAATTATCGCAAGTGAGAAAACCGATTTGGTGGATTAGTCTACAGCGATTGGTTAATACAGGAATGTTAGGTGCGATCGCATTTGCAGCCATTAGCGGGAAATTGATGGATGAAACCTGGTTGCCAACTGGAGAATTGCATCATTTGGCGTATTCTCTACATTTACTTTCGTGGGCGACAATGTTGGTGTGTTTAGCACTACATCTATTAATGAGCGCAAAGGTCGGAGGCGTAACGCTTTTATTATCTATGAGTAGCTTAAAAGTACGTCCCGATGACCATCCGAAATTTTGGTTCAACCAACTGCGCGATCGAGTTAAATAA
- the gap gene encoding type I glyceraldehyde-3-phosphate dehydrogenase, whose translation MATVKIGINGFGRIGRLVFRAALENPSIEVVGINDLVPPDNLAYLLKYDSTHGVHSAKIEAKPDGIMVNDRFIPCFAMRNPAELPWGNLGADYIVESTGLFTDFDSASNHVKAGAKRVIISAPTKDPERVKTLLMGVNHDSYDPEKDTVVSNASCTTNCLAPVAKVLNDRFGLVEGLMTTVHAMTATQPTVDGPSKKDWRGGRGAAQNIIPAATGAAKAVTLVLPELKGKLTGMAFRVPTPDVSVVDLTFKTEKATSYKEICEAMKEASETSLKGVLGYTDEEVVSTDFQGDRRSSIFDAGAGIELNSNFFKIVSWYDNEWGYSNRVIDLMTTMAKKDGILN comes from the coding sequence ATGGCTACTGTGAAAATAGGGATTAATGGTTTCGGGCGGATTGGTCGCCTGGTGTTTCGTGCAGCGCTTGAAAATCCAAGTATTGAAGTTGTCGGAATTAATGATCTCGTTCCGCCGGATAATTTGGCGTATTTGTTGAAGTACGATTCTACGCATGGTGTCCATTCCGCCAAGATCGAAGCAAAACCGGATGGCATCATGGTCAACGATCGCTTTATTCCCTGTTTTGCGATGCGGAATCCGGCAGAGCTACCTTGGGGCAATCTGGGAGCCGATTACATTGTCGAATCGACCGGACTCTTTACCGATTTTGACAGCGCCTCAAATCATGTCAAAGCGGGCGCAAAGCGAGTCATTATCTCTGCTCCGACAAAAGATCCAGAGCGGGTCAAAACCTTGCTGATGGGGGTAAATCACGATTCGTATGATCCCGAAAAAGATACGGTTGTCTCGAATGCAAGCTGCACCACGAACTGTCTTGCTCCAGTGGCGAAAGTGTTGAACGATCGATTTGGTTTAGTCGAAGGTTTGATGACCACGGTTCACGCGATGACCGCAACACAGCCGACGGTCGATGGTCCGAGTAAAAAAGACTGGCGTGGTGGACGCGGAGCCGCTCAGAACATCATTCCTGCCGCAACTGGAGCCGCTAAAGCGGTCACATTGGTTCTTCCTGAATTGAAAGGAAAACTGACTGGAATGGCGTTTCGTGTGCCGACTCCGGACGTTTCGGTGGTTGACTTAACCTTCAAAACTGAGAAAGCGACGAGCTACAAAGAAATTTGTGAAGCGATGAAAGAAGCTTCAGAAACATCGCTCAAGGGTGTTTTGGGCTATACCGATGAGGAAGTGGTTTCGACTGACTTTCAGGGCGATCGTCGATCGAGCATTTTCGATGCAGGTGCAGGAATCGAACTGAATTCCAACTTCTTCAAGATTGTCTCTTGGTACGACAACGAATGGGGCTACTCAAACCGCGTGATCGATCTGATGACCACGATGGCGAAGAAAGACGGCATCCTGAACTAA
- a CDS encoding type II toxin-antitoxin system HicB family antitoxin: protein MNQQTRQVILSRDEDGVWIAECPSLKGCNSQGQTKEEALSNIKEAIAGYVAALEEDGLPVPEDHFEAFLVVV from the coding sequence ATGAACCAACAGACGAGACAGGTTATTTTATCTAGGGATGAAGACGGCGTTTGGATTGCAGAATGTCCAAGCTTGAAAGGTTGCAATAGTCAAGGACAAACGAAAGAAGAAGCATTATCGAATATCAAAGAAGCGATCGCTGGATATGTCGCTGCTCTGGAAGAAGATGGCTTGCCTGTCCCAGAAGATCATTTTGAAGCGTTTTTGGTGGTTGTGTGA
- a CDS encoding type II toxin-antitoxin system HicA family toxin — translation MSKLPSVSGKECVKALEKIGFYQKRRESSHIIMRRDEPFAQIVVPDHPAIAKGTLRAIIRDVELSIEEFVALL, via the coding sequence GTGAGCAAGCTGCCGAGTGTTTCCGGGAAAGAATGTGTCAAAGCGCTAGAGAAAATCGGCTTCTATCAAAAACGACGAGAAAGCAGCCACATTATTATGCGGCGAGATGAACCTTTTGCTCAAATCGTTGTTCCAGACCATCCAGCGATCGCAAAAGGAACATTAAGAGCAATTATTCGAGATGTTGAGTTGAGCATCGAAGAGTTCGTCGCATTGTTGTAG
- a CDS encoding Uma2 family endonuclease — MAQTPTPTTLEEFLKLQDTKPASELIHGQIIQKPTPTGKRSAIQGELSSMIGSELRNKKIARVFLELRCVFDDRAIVPDIAIFTWDRIPRDPDGKVAKEFCLAPDWTIEIQTPSTKLIKKTLHTLEHGTQMTWIIDPEENAILVYFPSRLVKLYDLETPNEQIDVPKFAKGLTPTVGQIFSCLEA, encoded by the coding sequence ATGGCTCAAACTCCTACCCCAACTACGCTAGAAGAGTTTCTAAAGCTGCAAGACACTAAGCCTGCAAGTGAGCTTATTCATGGTCAAATCATTCAGAAACCAACGCCCACGGGAAAGCGAAGTGCAATTCAGGGCGAATTGAGTTCTATGATTGGTTCTGAATTGAGGAATAAGAAGATTGCTCGTGTTTTTCTCGAATTGCGCTGTGTCTTCGACGATCGAGCAATTGTTCCTGATATTGCCATATTCACTTGGGATCGTATTCCTCGTGATCCAGATGGCAAAGTAGCAAAAGAGTTTTGTCTTGCTCCAGATTGGACGATCGAAATTCAGACTCCAAGCACGAAACTCATCAAGAAAACGCTACACACTCTAGAGCATGGAACACAAATGACATGGATTATTGATCCTGAAGAGAACGCAATCCTTGTTTACTTTCCCTCTCGACTCGTTAAACTTTACGACCTGGAAACACCCAACGAACAGATTGATGTTCCAAAGTTTGCCAAAGGTCTTACTCCAACGGTTGGACAAATCTTTAGCTGCCTCGAAGCATAA
- a CDS encoding ATP-dependent helicase, whose amino-acid sequence MTADPVVSNVLELREKLLQSLRSTLRPGQREIADWQEGRLAVSAVPGAGKSTGMAVAAAVAIARHQLHSRHQLVVVTFTRSAAANIKSKIREYLKKLSLPQGGFVVHTLHGLAWSIARSAPERSGFSPDSILITPTQGSRLIRTSVEQWLGLNPNLYQRLLEGQQFDGEETERLRRQAVLRTEVLPALAETVIREAKSSGLLPDELRNQISSDEYSILSIAAGLYEQYQLQLQNRNFIDYDEMVLGALRVLEHPTVRARWQSQVFAVFEDEAQDSSPLQTKLLELLAAEPESNNQNLVRVGDPNQAINSTFTPADPVFFREFCQTCSIENRLAEMNQAGRSSRIILEAANYVLNWVNRTYGKEETAPFRSQMIHPVSANDPQADANPNPEGLGFEIHTPEDVHQSVEWIGKRAIALFNAYPERTAAVLVRTNDQGRFVARELSRWFDEKLSVFEVGMRDRQSHIPAEMLSLLQFLDRPHSPDNLKAALSVFVGRRIIPNQDLNALITFPEQFLYPAPLDPPQDPQVQQASRFCTSLLRARLELPLYQLISFLAYTLNYEQTELATADKLAERIMQQTRENSLTALLEVLNDIVSSERFEPVEAEDDDRYVRPSQITVITMHKAKGLDWDYVFIPFLHENMIPGSLYIPPAMQFLGDFTLSEVARAQIRAIVHQEPIPNTEEAWERAGYLKTAEEFRLLYVAMTRAKRLLWMSAAKQAPFSWNKPENLDDRKPCPVIPALKQQFPLSVIGETDEEEDDVEF is encoded by the coding sequence ATGACTGCCGATCCTGTTGTTTCCAATGTGTTAGAACTGCGCGAAAAGCTGCTCCAATCGCTGCGAAGTACGTTACGCCCCGGACAGCGAGAAATTGCAGATTGGCAAGAAGGGCGATTAGCAGTCTCAGCGGTTCCCGGAGCCGGAAAATCGACCGGGATGGCAGTCGCGGCAGCCGTTGCGATCGCACGTCATCAACTCCACAGCCGTCACCAATTAGTGGTGGTTACATTTACGCGATCGGCAGCCGCCAATATTAAATCGAAAATTCGCGAGTATTTGAAAAAACTCAGCTTACCTCAAGGTGGCTTTGTCGTTCATACGTTGCATGGATTAGCTTGGTCGATCGCGAGAAGTGCCCCAGAGCGATCGGGCTTCAGTCCCGATTCAATCCTGATTACTCCAACTCAAGGAAGTCGATTGATTCGCACCAGCGTAGAACAGTGGTTAGGACTCAATCCAAATCTCTATCAACGCTTATTAGAAGGGCAACAATTCGACGGAGAAGAAACCGAAAGACTCCGAAGACAAGCCGTTTTGAGAACTGAAGTCTTACCTGCATTAGCAGAGACAGTCATTCGAGAAGCGAAAAGTTCGGGATTGCTACCGGACGAGCTACGCAATCAAATTTCATCAGATGAGTATTCAATTCTGTCAATTGCAGCAGGACTTTACGAACAATATCAACTGCAATTACAGAACCGGAACTTTATTGATTACGATGAGATGGTTTTAGGTGCGCTACGAGTGTTAGAGCACCCAACCGTTCGTGCTCGTTGGCAATCTCAAGTATTTGCTGTGTTTGAAGATGAAGCACAGGATTCTAGCCCACTCCAGACAAAGCTACTAGAACTATTAGCCGCTGAGCCAGAATCGAACAATCAAAACTTAGTTCGGGTTGGCGATCCGAATCAAGCCATTAATTCGACCTTTACACCCGCTGATCCGGTGTTCTTTCGAGAATTTTGTCAGACTTGTTCGATCGAGAATCGTCTAGCCGAAATGAACCAAGCAGGTCGCAGTAGCCGCATCATTCTCGAAGCCGCAAACTATGTTCTAAATTGGGTCAATCGAACTTACGGCAAAGAAGAAACAGCACCTTTTCGATCGCAGATGATCCATCCCGTTTCAGCAAACGATCCACAAGCCGATGCAAATCCCAACCCTGAAGGATTAGGCTTTGAGATTCACACGCCAGAAGATGTGCATCAAAGCGTGGAATGGATTGGAAAAAGAGCGATCGCATTGTTCAACGCTTATCCAGAACGAACCGCTGCTGTGTTAGTTCGTACCAATGATCAAGGGCGATTTGTAGCTCGAGAACTATCCCGCTGGTTTGATGAGAAACTGTCTGTCTTTGAAGTGGGAATGCGCGATCGACAATCACACATTCCAGCAGAGATGCTTTCATTGCTGCAATTTCTCGATCGACCTCATTCCCCAGACAATCTCAAAGCTGCTTTATCTGTGTTCGTCGGTCGTCGCATCATTCCCAATCAAGATCTCAACGCACTGATCACTTTCCCAGAACAGTTTCTTTATCCTGCTCCCCTTGATCCCCCTCAAGATCCGCAAGTTCAGCAAGCCAGCCGTTTTTGTACCAGTTTACTGAGAGCCAGATTAGAACTTCCCCTCTATCAGTTAATCTCATTTCTAGCTTACACCTTGAACTATGAGCAAACCGAACTAGCAACGGCGGATAAACTCGCAGAGCGCATCATGCAGCAAACTAGAGAAAATTCGCTCACAGCATTGTTAGAAGTACTCAACGACATTGTGAGTTCAGAGCGATTTGAACCTGTCGAAGCTGAAGATGACGATCGCTATGTTCGCCCCAGTCAGATCACAGTGATCACAATGCACAAAGCGAAAGGTCTGGACTGGGACTATGTATTTATTCCATTCCTGCACGAGAACATGATTCCGGGTTCACTCTACATTCCGCCTGCAATGCAGTTTTTAGGCGATTTCACACTTTCTGAAGTCGCACGAGCGCAAATTAGAGCGATCGTACATCAAGAACCCATTCCCAACACCGAAGAAGCGTGGGAACGAGCGGGATACTTAAAAACCGCTGAAGAGTTTCGATTGCTCTATGTCGCCATGACACGAGCAAAACGATTGTTGTGGATGTCTGCGGCAAAGCAAGCGCCGTTTAGTTGGAACAAACCGGAAAATTTAGACGATCGTAAACCCTGCCCTGTGATCCCCGCTTTAAAGCAGCAGTTCCCGCTCTCAGTAATTGGCGAAACCGACGAAGAGGAAGATGATGTAGAGTTCTAG
- a CDS encoding DUF1824 family protein → MTRSQAETILRQFICTERSSEPLDYAAIREAVFIVADLSDYQILGICAETAEEGLKALSSYTSALKYDVPETRSIPGTIYIKFNPLTGRSHMEPYAGEHRGALVSCQSAFDDGVNETFGHLPLDLFDQ, encoded by the coding sequence ATGACGCGATCGCAAGCTGAAACTATTTTGCGGCAATTTATCTGTACCGAACGATCTTCTGAACCGCTCGATTATGCCGCAATTCGAGAAGCAGTCTTCATCGTGGCAGATTTGTCTGATTATCAAATTCTCGGAATCTGTGCAGAAACGGCTGAAGAGGGATTGAAAGCGCTTTCGAGCTATACGAGTGCGTTGAAATATGATGTACCCGAAACGCGATCAATTCCCGGAACGATCTATATCAAATTCAATCCGTTGACGGGTCGATCGCACATGGAACCGTATGCTGGAGAGCATCGCGGTGCATTAGTATCCTGTCAGTCCGCATTTGACGATGGCGTGAATGAAACGTTTGGACATTTGCCGCTGGATTTGTTCGACCAATAA
- a CDS encoding ABC transporter substrate-binding protein — MSLRFAHLLKFVFTIALCLTLVACQPAQSSNVIRLTLWQGVNPPPNRDVLQKLVDRFNQQNPNIQVESLYVGQGDQQMPKILAAVVGNAAPDMLWFAPMITGQLIELDALRSIDDLFAASPLKSELDPALLNTMQFEGKAWSIPFSTNNVGIYYRPSLFASAGVKELPQTWAEFRQVAKQLTRDTNNDGKADQYGMLLPLGKGEWTVFTWLPFMFSGGGVLESQTGVNIANSGAIAALQFWRDLMQDGSAILSQPERGYELDGFLAGKVAMQLSGPWTLGQLQATKVDFGVLPIPKGTQAGTAIGGENLFFFKSTPEREQAAFKFAEFVMSEEFQTEWAIGTGYLPTNLKSRESQAYKEFRSKQPAVDVFLSQAQFGRSRPIFPGYNRISDNLGRAIEATLLDQATPEDALKASQQRLDLIFMN, encoded by the coding sequence ATGTCGCTACGGTTTGCCCATTTGCTGAAATTTGTTTTTACGATCGCGCTTTGTCTTACCCTCGTCGCTTGTCAGCCTGCCCAATCCTCGAACGTGATTCGGCTGACTCTCTGGCAAGGGGTGAACCCGCCGCCGAATCGGGACGTGTTGCAGAAATTGGTCGATCGCTTTAATCAACAAAATCCCAACATCCAAGTCGAATCGCTCTATGTCGGACAGGGCGACCAGCAAATGCCGAAAATTCTCGCGGCAGTGGTTGGAAATGCTGCACCGGATATGTTGTGGTTTGCGCCGATGATCACCGGGCAATTAATAGAACTCGATGCGCTAAGGTCGATCGACGATTTGTTCGCCGCTTCCCCGCTCAAATCCGAACTCGATCCGGCTCTACTTAATACGATGCAATTTGAGGGTAAAGCCTGGTCAATTCCTTTTAGCACAAACAATGTCGGTATCTATTACCGTCCGAGTTTGTTCGCATCGGCAGGCGTGAAAGAACTACCGCAAACCTGGGCGGAATTTCGGCAAGTAGCAAAACAATTGACCCGCGATACAAACAATGATGGAAAAGCGGATCAATATGGAATGCTGCTACCGCTAGGAAAAGGAGAATGGACGGTTTTTACTTGGCTGCCCTTTATGTTTAGTGGGGGTGGCGTATTGGAATCACAAACCGGAGTCAATATTGCAAATTCAGGCGCGATCGCAGCTTTACAGTTCTGGCGCGATTTGATGCAAGACGGCTCTGCAATTCTATCTCAACCCGAACGCGGCTATGAACTCGATGGATTTCTAGCAGGTAAAGTCGCGATGCAGCTTTCAGGACCTTGGACGCTCGGACAACTGCAAGCGACCAAAGTTGATTTTGGAGTGTTGCCGATTCCGAAAGGGACGCAAGCCGGAACCGCGATCGGGGGCGAAAATCTCTTCTTTTTCAAATCGACTCCAGAGCGAGAACAAGCTGCGTTTAAGTTTGCGGAATTCGTCATGAGCGAGGAGTTTCAGACCGAATGGGCGATCGGGACTGGTTACCTACCCACGAACTTGAAATCGCGAGAAAGTCAGGCTTACAAGGAATTTCGCTCCAAACAGCCAGCAGTCGATGTGTTTTTGAGTCAAGCGCAATTTGGGCGATCGCGTCCGATTTTTCCAGGCTACAACCGGATTTCGGATAATTTAGGGCGAGCGATCGAAGCCACATTACTCGATCAAGCCACCCCTGAAGACGCGCTAAAAGCATCACAGCAACGATTAGATCTGATTTTCATGAACTAG
- a CDS encoding ABC transporter substrate-binding protein has translation MRKLIPSSIAIALLCFTVGCRSNNTNQVEITLSGWQANPNEGKLLDQTIREFEAKNPTIKVKREVINSQYMDVIRTRLIGEVAPDVFYLEAFEAPTLMKFGVLEPLNSYIKPDFKLNDFEPNLLNAFKRDGKVYGIPKDFSTLALFYNSTALKNAGITQPPRTWDELRTAAKKLTSDKNGKIDRYGMGVVPELPRQTFMIKAFGGQLVDPNNYAAFASPEGLKGLELVIDQYRRDRTAAQASDVGANSNSEAFGQGRVAMTLDGAWAIPYLKETFPKLKFQTAEVPKINDRQGTMLYTVAYVMNRQSKQKDAAWKLIQYLTDEAGMKRWANQGVALPSRRSVLAGLNYDRNPIYSPFVSGAKYGTIWQAGETLPTIVTSFDNQFVSALLGQQPLPEAMKRAQDTANREIYLSR, from the coding sequence ATGAGAAAGTTGATTCCAAGTTCGATCGCGATCGCGTTACTTTGCTTCACGGTGGGTTGTCGATCGAACAATACAAATCAAGTTGAAATCACTTTAAGCGGGTGGCAAGCGAATCCAAACGAAGGTAAATTACTCGATCAAACAATTCGAGAATTTGAAGCAAAAAATCCAACGATTAAAGTAAAACGAGAAGTAATCAATAGTCAATATATGGATGTGATTAGAACTCGTTTGATCGGAGAAGTGGCACCCGATGTTTTTTATCTAGAAGCGTTTGAAGCACCAACTTTAATGAAATTCGGTGTATTAGAGCCGCTGAATTCTTATATCAAACCAGACTTTAAGCTGAATGATTTTGAACCCAATTTATTAAACGCATTCAAGCGCGATGGAAAGGTTTATGGCATTCCAAAAGACTTTTCAACGCTGGCATTATTCTACAATTCAACTGCTTTGAAAAACGCAGGCATCACTCAACCACCGAGAACGTGGGACGAATTGAGAACAGCCGCGAAGAAATTAACCAGTGACAAAAACGGCAAAATCGATCGCTACGGAATGGGTGTTGTTCCAGAATTGCCTCGTCAGACTTTCATGATCAAAGCCTTCGGTGGGCAGCTTGTAGACCCGAATAATTATGCTGCATTTGCCAGTCCAGAAGGGCTGAAAGGCTTGGAGCTTGTGATTGATCAATATCGGCGCGATCGTACTGCGGCTCAGGCATCCGATGTCGGAGCGAACTCGAATAGTGAAGCCTTTGGACAGGGACGAGTGGCGATGACGCTCGACGGCGCTTGGGCGATTCCCTATCTCAAAGAGACGTTCCCCAAGCTGAAGTTTCAAACCGCAGAAGTTCCGAAAATTAACGATCGACAAGGCACAATGCTTTACACGGTTGCTTATGTGATGAATCGCCAATCAAAACAGAAAGATGCAGCTTGGAAGTTGATCCAATACCTAACCGATGAAGCAGGAATGAAACGATGGGCAAATCAAGGAGTCGCATTACCGTCTCGGCGATCAGTCCTTGCGGGATTGAACTACGATCGTAATCCGATTTATTCGCCGTTTGTGTCCGGTGCAAAATACGGAACCATTTGGCAGGCGGGCGAAACATTGCCAACCATTGTGACCAGTTTTGATAATCAATTTGTGAGCGCATTGCTCGGACAGCAACCGTTACCTGAAGCGATGAAACGTGCTCAAGATACTGCAAATCGAGAAATTTATTTATCAAGATGA
- a CDS encoding carbohydrate ABC transporter permease, protein MTPAIVILGAFLVLPIICAIVLAFYRVQLLGEVDFRFAGLRNFIRIQDDERVWIALQNTIQYVLIVVPCQTILALLLALLLNAKIRGRSWFRVAFFLPTVTSSAVLTLIFMWIYNSNGLLNNFLSFLGLPTYNWLGDPEVALKGIMLMNIWATAPLFMVIYLAALQDIPESLYEAASIDGATTWEKFWCITLPFLKPVTFFVITIGIIGTFQLFDQSYIFSNGSGGPDNSTLTIVLLIYQYAFNRLDMGYALALTLILALTIMIATLIQRYFFKEESLD, encoded by the coding sequence ATGACACCTGCGATCGTGATTCTAGGTGCGTTTCTTGTATTGCCTATTATTTGTGCGATCGTCCTTGCCTTTTATCGCGTTCAACTCCTCGGAGAAGTTGATTTTCGCTTTGCTGGATTACGCAACTTTATCCGAATTCAAGACGATGAACGAGTTTGGATCGCGCTACAGAATACGATTCAATATGTCCTGATTGTTGTGCCCTGTCAAACGATTCTTGCGCTACTTCTTGCCTTATTACTGAATGCTAAAATTCGCGGCAGAAGTTGGTTTCGAGTTGCATTCTTTTTGCCTACTGTGACCTCTTCAGCGGTGCTTACTCTGATTTTTATGTGGATTTATAACTCGAACGGGTTATTGAATAATTTTCTGAGCTTTTTAGGATTACCAACTTACAATTGGCTCGGTGATCCAGAAGTTGCACTGAAAGGAATCATGCTGATGAATATTTGGGCAACCGCACCTTTATTCATGGTGATTTATTTAGCTGCACTGCAAGATATTCCAGAAAGCTTGTACGAAGCGGCTTCAATTGATGGGGCAACGACTTGGGAAAAGTTCTGGTGTATTACATTGCCGTTTCTAAAACCTGTTACTTTCTTCGTAATTACGATCGGGATTATCGGCACGTTCCAATTGTTTGATCAATCCTACATTTTCTCGAATGGATCAGGTGGACCGGATAACTCAACATTAACGATCGTACTTTTGATTTATCAATATGCGTTCAATCGCTTGGATATGGGATATGCACTCGCGCTTACCCTAATTCTTGCCCTCACGATTATGATCGCAACGTTGATTCAACGGTATTTCTTTAAAGAAGAGAGCTTAGATTAA